In the Nocardia asteroides genome, ACCTGGAGGAGGCCGACGTCCTCAGCGACAACATCATCGTGATCGACCACGGCACCGTGATCGCCGAGGGCACCGCCGACCAGCTCAAGGAGCGCACCGGCGGCAGCTGGTGCGAGATCGTCCCGCTCGACCCCAAGCGCATCGACTTCGCCGTCGCCGCGCTCGGCGACCTGGTCCCGGAGGCGGTCCGCGCCGACCTGCCCGGCCACGACCGGCTCTCCATCCCGGCCCCCGGCGGTGCCAGCACGCTCGCCGAGGCGGTCCGCAGGCTGGACGCCGCCGGGATCCAGCTGGCCGACATCGCGCTGCGCCGCCCCTCGCTGGACGACGTCTTCCTGAGCATCACCGGCCACTCCGGCGGGCAGCAGTGACGGCCACCGCCGAACTCTTCGCGGGGCTGCCAGAGGCCAAGCCGAACTCGTTCGCGCAGTGGCGCGCGCTCACCGGCCGGGTGATCTGGGTGATGGCGACCAAGGGCGAGCTGATCGTCGCCATGCTCACCCCGCTCGTCTTCACGCTCGGCTTCTACCTGCCGCTGCGCTACGTGATGAAGTTCCAGGGCATCGACTACGCGCAGTTCGTGATGCCGATCATCGTGCTGCAGACCATGGCCTTCACCATGATGTCCAATGCCCAGCTGGCCGCCTTCGAGGCGCTCACCGGGCTGAGTACCAGGCTGCAGAGCATGCCGATCGGCGCGCTGGTCCCGCTCACCTCGCGGATCTGCGCGGGCATCGTGCGCTCCAGCTGCTCGCTGGCGGCGGCGCTGGTCTTCGGGCACCTGATCGGGTTCCGGTTCAGCGCGGGCTGGGGGCAGGCGGTGCTGTTCTGCGTCTTCTCGCTCGGGGTCGGCACCATGCTCGCCATCGGCGCGGACGCGCTCGGCAGCGTGACCAAGAGCCCGGAGTCGCTGAGCCAGGCGCTCACCCTGCCCACCATCATCTTCGGCATGCTCTCCTGCGGCTTCGTGCCCGAGGCGAGCTTCCCGGCGTGGATCCGGCCCTTCGTGCGCAACCAGCCGATCTCGCAGTTCTCCTTCGCGTTGCGCGACATGGCGGCGGACGGCGTGACCTGGCACGTCCTCTGGGTGCCGCTGCTCTGGCTGATCGGCGGTTTCCTGGTGTTCATCCCGCTGGCGATCTGGGCGAGTGTGAGGCGGTCATGAGTACGGTCGATACGGTCGAGCGGGAGATCAGCTGGCACGGCAGCCCGCTGCCGGAGACCAGCCCCGCCGCGGAGAGTTCGATGCGCAGCTGGGCCGCGCACAGCCTGCTGCAGTGCAAGCGGCTGCTGCTGGTCTGGGCCCGCGACCCCGGCACCACCATCCAGACCCTGGTCTATCCCGCGCTCACCCTGCTCATGTTCAAGGTGGTGCTCGGTGACTCGATCACCCGCGCCACCGGCATGCCGAGCATCTACGGCCAGGTCGCCATGCTCACCCTGATCGCGGCCATGACCGGCTCGGTCGTGAGCGCGCTCGGCTTCAAGGCGGAGAAGGCGACCGGGCTGCTCGGCCGCTTCTGGACCATGCCGGTGCACCGCGCCGCCGGCCTCACCGGCAGGCTCCTCGCCGAGGCGCTGCG is a window encoding:
- a CDS encoding ABC transporter permease; translated protein: MTATAELFAGLPEAKPNSFAQWRALTGRVIWVMATKGELIVAMLTPLVFTLGFYLPLRYVMKFQGIDYAQFVMPIIVLQTMAFTMMSNAQLAAFEALTGLSTRLQSMPIGALVPLTSRICAGIVRSSCSLAAALVFGHLIGFRFSAGWGQAVLFCVFSLGVGTMLAIGADALGSVTKSPESLSQALTLPTIIFGMLSCGFVPEASFPAWIRPFVRNQPISQFSFALRDMAADGVTWHVLWVPLLWLIGGFLVFIPLAIWASVRRS